From Micromonospora echinospora:
GGCCGGGCCGCTGCCCGAGGCCAGCCGCGCCTCGTCCTTGCTCTTGCGCGCCCGTACCTGGTCGACGTCCTTCTCGATCCGGGCGATGTCCCGGTCCAGGTCGTCGACCGCAACCTGGGCGCGGACCCGCTCGTCCTCCAGCGCGGACAGCTCACGCGCCAGGGCCTCCAGCTCGGCCCGTTCCGGCAGGCTGCGGCGGCGGTGCGCGAGCTGCGCCAGCGCGGTGTCGATCGCCTGGAGGTCGAGCAGGCGGCGCTGCACCTTCGGGTCAGCCTTCACGTCGGGGCTCCTTGTCGTCCGGCCGGGGCGCGGCGGCGTGCACGGTCCACGGGTCGGTGTCCAGGTCGGACACCACGGTCTCGACGCCCAGCTCGCCGGCCAGGTGGGCGGCCAGGTCGTCCAGCCAGGGTCGCTCCGTCGCCCAGTGGGCGGCGTCCAGCAGCGCCGGGCCGCCCGCGGCGAGGTGTTCCCCGGCCGGGTGGTGACGCAGGTCCGCGGTGAGGAACGCGTCCACCCCGGCCGCGGTCGCCTCGGCGAGGAAACCGTCCCCCGAGCCGCCGCTGACGGCGAGGGTACGAACCATACGCCCGGGATCCCCGGCGGCGCGAACGCCCCAGGCGGTGACCGGGAGCACGGCGGCGGCCAGCCGGGTCAGCTCGGCCAGCGTCATCGGCTCGGGCAGCTCGCCGATGCGGCCGATGCCCCGGCCGGGGCCGTCGGCGGGCGAGCCGGGGCGGGGCGGGTGCAGCGGGCGCAGTCCGGTCAGCCCGAACCGGGCGGCGAGCGCGTCGGACACGCCGGGATCGGCCACGTCGGCGTTTGTGTGCGCGACGTACAGCGCGACGTCCGCCTTGATCAACCGGTGCACGATCCGGCCCTTGTACGTGGTGGCGGCCACCGAGGAGACGCCGCGCAGCAGCAGCGGGTGGTGCGCGACGATCATGTCCGCGCCGGCTTCGAGGGCCTCGTCCACGGTCTCCGGGACCACGTCCACCACGCAGGCGATCCGGCGTACCGGGTGGTCGGGCTCGCCCACCACCAGGCCGACCCGGTCCCATTCCTCGGCCCAGGCGGGCGGATAACGGCGGTCCAGGGCGGCCACCACGTCGGCGACGGTTGTGCTCACGGGCGGCCAGCTTACCGGCGTCCGGGCCGGTACACGCCGACCGCCGTCGGGCGTGGCTCCCGGGCGCGCCGGGAGCCACGCTCACACCGTCAGCCGACCGGGGCTACCGGCCGGTCCGCGCCGCGCAGGGCGGCCAGGCCGGCGTCCCAGGGGAAGGCGTCCGCGCGCCGCTCCCCCATGCCGGGCGGATGCAGGCGTACGACGTGGTCGCCGAAGACCACCCGGACGCCCCACCCGGCCAGCCGGTCGAGGCTGGCCCGGAACGCCGGGTGCCCGGCCATCGCCTCGTTCGTGTACGGGACGGCAGCGATCGGCACCCCCATCCCCTGCGCCTCGACCAGCAGGCCGAGCGCGAGGGTGTCGGTGATGCCGACCGCCCACTTGTTGATCGTGTTGACGGTGGCCGGGCACACCAGCATGGCGTCCGCCGGGGGCAGCACGTCCAGGTCACCCGGGTTCTTGTAGTGCGTACGGACCGGGTGGCCGGTCTGCCGGGCCAGGGCCGCCCGGTCGACGAACTTCGCGCCGTCCGGCGTGGTGACCACGCAGACCGTCCACTCCTCCTGCTGGGCGAGGTCGACCAGCCGGCCGACGTGACGGGCCAGCGGCGAACCGCAGGCGATGACGTAGAGCACCCGCCGGTGCCCGCTCGCGGTCTCCGGACCGCTCATACTCCGACTCCCATGTGCTCAGCCAACTCCGCGATCGGCGGAGGCGGCGCACCACGTGTGCGACGGAGAATCTCAGACATCAATTCGTGCGCTATCGGCCGGCACCGGATCTCGGAGGGTGCGAGCCGGTCACCGCGCAGCAACATGTCCCCGGCGTTGGCGACGTCGCCGATCTGGGAGTAGCCCCGGGCCAGGTCGAGCAGGTGGTGCGCGCGGCGTTCCGGCAGCAGCGCGTTGAACGCGGGCTCGGACAGCCGCAGGTGCGTCTCCACCGCCCGGCCGCCGTCGCCCAGTTCGACGGCGGCGGCGGCCCGGTGCAGCTCCAGGTTGGTCGGCCCGAAGGAGGTCCAGTAGTAGTTGTGGTCGCCGCCGAGCATCGTCGCGGCCTCGGCCGCGCCGGCGAGCAGGTCGTCCACTGTCGCCGAGTCGCCGATCCGGGCGGCGGCCATCGCGCCCTGCAGCAGCAGCATGCCGTAGACGGAGAGACGTTCCGGTCGGACGTCGTTGTCGCCGCCGGGCGCGAGCCGGCCGGCGATGCGCACGTTGAGCTCCAGCGCGGGGCGGGGGCGGCCCATCGCGACCAGCGCGTTGCAGACCCTCGTGGTGGCGATCCCGGCCAGCAGCGGGTCGTCGGCGCGTTGGGCCACCGCCATCGACCGGTCGGCGGCCAGCCAGGCGAGGTCGCACTCGCCGAGCTTGCGCAGCACCGAGGAGGCGATCTGGTAGACCTGCCCGAGCAGGTGGGCGGCCTCGCGTACCTGGTCGCCGGTGGCGTACCCGGCGTCCGCCGCCTGGGCGTCGCGCAGCAGCTTGGGCAGCGCGCGGGTGAGCATGCCGTACCGGCCGTACTGGTAGGTCAGCCAGGCGTGGTTCACGGCCTTGCGCATGTCGGCCAGCGGCGGGGGGCAGGGCGCCGCGTCGAAGTAGGCGCTCATCGAGTCGTACCGCTCCAGGGCGGTGCGGATTTCCTCCACCTCGACCTGGTCGATGCAGTTGAGCGCGTCGGCACGCCGCTCCGGGTCCTTGCCGTGCAGCAGCTGCACGTCGATCTGGAGGATGTCGGCGATCTCGTAGAGGACGGAGAATTTGTCCAGCCGGCGGACGCCACGCTCCACCTTGTCCACCCAGCTCTTGGACTTGCCGAGCCGGTCGGCGAAGACCTGCTGGGACATCTTGCGCCGGCTCCGCCAGTACGCCACCCGCCGGCCTATGGGCAGTTCGTCCATCCCTGCTCCCTCCCCCTCACGGCGCCGGCCGCTCCTCCCACGTCTCCCAGGCTTGCCTGGTCGCACAGGTTGTGCGTCCACCGACCAGCCAGTTCTCGTAGTTTTCGTGCAAGTTGCACCGACCGTTAGTCACCACAACGAGTGTGGGTTACGGCAGTGACGGCTTTCTACGTGTGGCATGTGGACGGTTTGGCGGGACGAGAGGGGATGTCAGACATGTGGAGGAATGTCCGACCGCGCGTCGCTCACCTGTCCCCGCTGGAACGGGTCCGGCTGCGCCGCGTCGCGGTACGGTACGCGCTGCACGGCTGGCCGGTCACCCCTGGCGCCTGCCTGGCCAACAGCCGCTTCGTCTGCGGCCGGGCCGGCTGCCCCACAGTGGGCTGCCACCCCGCGCTTGAGGACTGGGAGCACGCCGCCAGCACCGACGCGGCCCGGGTGGCCACCTGGTGGCGCAGCCGCCCGCACGGCGTCCTGCTCCCCACCGGGCACGCGTTCGACGTGCTCGAGGTCGCCGCCCACCTGGGCCGGCAGGTGCTCGACGCGGTCGCCACCCATCCCGCCGGGTTCGGCGTACGCGGACCGGCGCTGGTCACCCCGACCGGCCGCTGGATGTTCCTGGTCCGCCCCGGCGACCCGCTGCGCCCGGAGCTGGAGCACTGCTTCCACGTGGTACGCCACGGACCCGGCTCGTGGATCCCCGCTCCGCCGACCCGGCTGCCGGAGGGGACGGTGCGCTGGGCGGTCGCCCCGGAGCAGGCCCGCTGGCAGCTGCCCGACTCCTACCTGGTGCAGAACGCGCTGATCGCCGCGTTACGCGCGGCCGGCGTGACACTCGGCGCGGACCTGTTCCCCGGCCACCTCCCGCTCCCCCGGCGGGGCCACTGACCTCCCCGTCCGCCCCGGACGGGTGCCTGACAGCGACCTCCCCGGCACCGCACTCGTTGTTCCTGCCGAGGGCGCATGCGCGCCAGAGCGGGGGTTTTGACCATGTCCAGGGACGACGCTGCCCGCCACACCGGCGGTACCGAGCCGGCGCGGCCCCGCCGCCGTCTGCACCCGTGGGCCTTCACCCGTCCTCTGGGCGTCCGCCCCGGCCACCCCCGCCCCACCGGCTCCCGTCCCGCCATCCTCCACCGCCCTCTCCGCTGACCCACCCACCCCGGTGATCAGGTGGGGACGGCAGGAAGGGTGGGGAGGGTGCGGGAGTGGTGTTGGTGGGTGTCCTCGGTGACCACGGCGTGCTGCCAGGGGGACGGTAGGCCGTCCAGCCAGATGAGGCCGGGTCCGCCCATGGCCACCGCAGCTGTCGCGTACGCGTCGGCGACGCCCAGGTCCGGGCCCACCACAGTCACCGAGCGCAAGCCCTTCGCCGGGGCGCCCCGGCGCGGGTCCACCACGTGGTGCCCGCGCTCGTACACGCCGGAGGTGGCGACCGCCAGGTCGGTGCCGGTCAGCACCAGACAGGTCGCCGCCGGGTCCCAGGGATGCCGCACCCCGATCCGCCACCGTTCCCCGGCCGCGTCGTGGCCGCGTACGCGCACGTCGCCGCCCGCGTTCACGCAGTGGTTCGGTGCGCCGGCGGCCACCAGCCGGTCCGAGGCGACCTGCGCCGCCCAGCCCTTGACGTAGCCGGACGGGTCGAGCCGCCCGGTCGCGTACACGTCGAAGTAGCCGTCGGTGGCGGTCCACAGGTCGGCGCAGGCCGCCAGCACGGCGCGCAGGTCGGCGGAGGCGTCGGCGGGCCGCAGCTCGCCCCGGTCCACCCGGCACACCTCGCTGTCGTCCCGGTACGTGCTGAACCGCGCGTCGACCTCACGCAGCCAGCCGAACGTGTCCTCGGCCAGCTCGTGCAGGGTCCCCTGGGGCAGGTCGTCGGCCAGGTCGAGGCTGATCGCCGTACCCATGACGTGTGCGACGCGGCGCAGGCCAGGACGAACCGTGGTCACGCCTTGTCCAGCGCGGCCTGCAACGACTGCTTGTACGCGGTGCTGGTGTAGGTGGCCCCGGAGACGGTGCTCAGGCTGGCGCTCTGCCGGGCCACCACCTCACCCGAGGTGCCGCTGTAGCGGGCCTGCACGTCGTCGCTGCGCTGCCCGGACTGCCCACCCAGCGGCAGCCCGATCGCCGTGGCGTCGACGATCCGGCTGCCGCTGAGCGTGATCCGGACGCGGAGCGAGCCGTACTCGTAGGTGACCGACGGCCCGGTCACCGTGCGGGTGGTGACCTTGGGCGCGCTGGTGGTGGTCCGGGGCGCGGCGGGCGTGGTGCGCGTACGGGTGCCGCCCTGGCTGGCCGGGCTGCGGTCGGCGGACGGCTTCGGGGTGGGCTTCGCCGAGGCGCGCGACGACGGCGTGGCGCTGCCGGACGCCGCGGCGGTGGGCGACGGCGGCTCGGGCGCCGCCGAGCCGCCCGGGGTGACCGGCGCCAGCGCGACGGGCACGTCCGGCACGGTCTGCCCGCTGCCCGGCGCGCCCTTGAGCACCACGAGTGCGGTGGTGCCGGCGGCCAGTCCGGTGATCGCGAGGAGCGCGCGACGCATGGGGTGCCTTCCTACAGCTCGAACGCGGTCAGGTGGATCTGCCGGCGGGGCACGCCGGCCGCCCGCAGCGCGGCGACCGCCTCGTCGACCAGGCCGCCGGGGCCGCACAGGTAGACGTCGCGCCGGGTCAGGTCGGGCACCAGGCGGCGCAACCCTTCCGGGTTCATCACCTGGCGGGGGCCGGGGTCGTCGCGGCTGCCGACGACGTACCAGACGGAGGTCTGCCGGGCCTGCGCGAGCCAGTCCAGCTCCTGGTGCAGCAGCACGTCGGCCGGGGTACGGGCGCGGTAGATCAGGGCCGCGCCGGGCGGCAACTCCTCCAGCATGGCCCGCAGCGGGGCGATGCCGCTGCCACCGGCGATGAGCAGGGCCCGTTCCCGGGTACGGTGCGCGGCGGTGAACGTGCCGGAGGGGCCCTGCGCCCAGACCCGGGTGCCGGGCGTCAGATCGCGCAGCTCGGCGGTGTACCCGCCGACGACCTTCACCGTGATCCGCAGCCACCTGTCGTTCGCGGCGGCGGAGACGGAGAACGGGTGCGACTGCCACCAGCAACCGGGGTTGAGGAAGCGCCAGCGGAAGAACTGGCCGCCGAGCAGGTCGATCTGGTTGAGCCGCTGCCCGGTCAGGTAGACCGACACGGTGTCCGGGCTCTCCGCCACCACGTCGGCCACGCGCAGCCGGTGCCGCAGGTTGAACGCCAGCGGCGCGAGCACCCGGCCCCACACCAGCGCGGCCACCACCAGCACGTACCCGGCGATCCAGCCGGTACGCACCAGGCCCGGCTCGTGCAGCTGCGCGCCGTTGCTGAACTGGTGCGCGTACCCGAGCAGCAGCGTCAGGTAGCCGGCCGCGTGCAGCACGTGCCACAGCTCGTACGGCAGGCGACGGCGCACGGCGCGTACCGCGGTGACCGCGACGGTGACCAGGACGCCGGCCGCGGCGAACGCGGTGATCATGTCCTCGTAGTCGGTCAGCAGCACGCCGACCTCGCCGAACACCGAGTTCTGCTCCTGGCGGGAGTAGCCGACCACCAGCAGCGACATGTGCGTGAGCACCGTCACCAGCAGCGTCGCGCCGAGATCCCGGTGCAGCCGGGAGATCCGCTCGCCGCCGAGCGCGCGTTCCAGCACGCCGAGCCGGCTCATCATCAGAACCTGGACCAGCAGCAGGTAGCCGGCGATCAGGCCGGTGATCCGGCCGCCCGCGGTGAGCAGGTCGGCGGTGTCGGCGAGCGACCCGGCCGGGGTGTCCAGCCACCACGGCAGGACCGCGGCGACCAGACCCAGCCAGAAGAGCGCGGCGAGCGCGCGCCGGCCGCCGGGTCCGCGGCGCGGACGAGCCGGGGGTACGGGAGCAGCCGGACGGCCGCCGTACGGGGCGGAGTGCCCGGTACGACGGCCGGCGGCGCGGGTTTCCTGGTACGTCACGCGTAGATCTTGACCGGGGTGAACTTCTGCCGGGGGAAGACCTTGTCCACTTCGGCGTTGGTCAGGCCGAAGCGGCCCTGCGCGACGGATCCGTAGACGTTGAACATGTTGTTGTACTCCGGCACGTCGCCGCTGTCCAACTTGTCCAGCCCGTTCCAGGTGCCGAGCAGCGAGCTGGTCAGCTTGCGGCCGGACAGCACGGTGACGACGCCGCCGTGGCCGTGGTCGGTGCCGCCGCTGTTCGAGGCGACCCGCCGGCCGAACTCGCTGGACACCATGATCGTCACGTCCGCCGCCTGGTCGCCCAGGTCGGTGAAGAACGCGGCCATCGCCTTGGCCAGCTCGTTGAGCCGCCGCCAGAGCTGGCCGCCCTCGCGGGTGCCCTGGTTCTCGTGGGTGTCGTAGCCGCCCATGCCGACGGTGGCCACACGCACGTTCGCGCCGCCCTTGATGAGCTGGGCGAGCTGCTTGAACGCGTTGCCGACGCCCTGGTACTGGACGCCCTCCGCGGCGGCGTACGGCTTCGCGGCGAGCTTCTGCGCGGTGGCCAGCGCGCCCATGCCCTCCTGCACCGCCTCCTCGACCGGGTGGTTGATGCCGGTGAACAGGCCGCGGATCGCCTTCTCGGTGGCCGCGCGGTACTTGTCGGCACCGTTGAGCCGCAGGTCGCCGACGCTGTTGAGGGAGATCGCGCCGTTCACGCCGACGAGCGAGCGGGGCAGCGTGCTGCCGATGCCGACGCTGCGGAACGCGGTGCCCTTGCCGAGCGCGTCGACCAGGCTGTCCAGCCAGCCCCGGCCGCCGGTCTCGCCGGGCAGGCCGCCCAGGTTGCAGGCGTCGGCGGCCTGGAAGTGGCTGCGGGACAGCCGCGGGTCGGACACGGCCGGCACGAAGCCGAGCTGACCGGCCTTGAGCCACTTGTCCAGCGGCGCGAACGCGCTGGTCAGCTTGAACCCGCGGGCCAGCGCCAGCGAGTCCTCGGCGAGCAGCAGGTCGGGGCGGGCCTTGGCGAGCACCGGGTCGCTCGCCGGGGCGACCAGGCTCAGCCCGTCCAGCCCGCCGTAGAGGAAGACGTGGATCAGCGTGCCGGTCTTCGTCGCCGCGAACGACGCCGACGTGGTGACGAACTGGGCGGTGGCCAGCGCGGTCGCGGTGGCCGCGGCGCCCGCGACGAAGGTACGCCGGGTGACGCCCCGGCCGTCCTGCTGGGCCTCCTCGATCTCCTCCAGCCGGCGGTACCGGTCGGCCTCGGCCGCGTTCTCGGCCGCGACGATGTCCGCCTCCGCGCGCAGCAGCGCCTCGGCCGGGTTGTCGGCCAGCCGCCGCAGGTCGGGGCATTCGGGGTGCAGGGGGTACGGGTTCACGGTCATCTCCATCGAATGCCTCACCGGAGGTGGTGCTGGGGGGACGCGAGGATCGTCCGCGCGACCGCGGCGATGGCCCCGTTGAAGGTGGCGTCGACCTTGGCGCTCTCGGCGACCCCGGCCACGGCGAGCACGAGCTTCTTCTCCTTGGCGCTGAGCTTCTGGTGCACCAGCCGCTGGGCCAGCGCGTCCACGTACGCCCCGGCGGTGGCCGGCGGCTTCGCCACCAGCTTCTCCGGCTTGACGAAGGTGAACTGCTTGCGGTAGCCGGCGATCAGGTCACCCGCCTCGTTCCAGCCGTCGATCATCGTGCCGGCCGAGGTCCAGGCCAGGTAGACGTCGGCGTAGCCGTCCGGGGTGGGCTTGCCCATCGGGTACTGGCCGAGTTCCCGCATCTTGTCCTGGATCTGCCGCAGGCCCTGCGCGAACGGGGTCCGCCGCTGGTCGCCGGAGTAGCCGGGGGCCGCTTCCGGCGAGACGCCGAGCGCCCGGTACGTGGCGACCAGGTACTCCATCGGGCGGCGTACCTTCTGGCCGACCGCGGCCCAGAACTCCGAGGAGCTGAACAGCGTCGCCAGCACCGGGCGGATCTGCCCCTTGTTCGTGGTGTACGCCTTGGCGAGCCGGTCCACCACGGACTTCGGCGGAGTGTCGGAGACGAACCGGGTGGCGAGGTTCTGCGCCACGTACCGGGCGGTCGACGGGTGCATCGCGATGTAGCGGATGTACGAGTCGATGACCTTGTCGGCGGCCACCGGATCGTCGGAGTTGTTGGCGTGGCTGAACCCGAGGATCTTCACCTTGCCGAGGTAGTGCCGCTCGGCGAAGAACTTGTACTTGCCGTCGGCGACGCCGCGTCCGGTCTGGAGCAGCGCGGCCTGGCGTACGTCCTTCTCGGTGTAGCCGCCGTCGACACCGACGGAGTACAGCTCCAGGTTCTCCCGGGCCAGGTTCTCGTTGACCGCGTCCTTGCGCGAGTCGACCTGGTTCAGGTAGAGCAGCAGCGCCGGGTGCTTGTTCGCGGCGACGAGCATGTCCGGGTAGCTGCCGAGCGCGTGCTTGCGGATGACGTCCCGGTCGAACGCGTTGCGGTAGTTCTCCCCGCCGTCGAAGTCGGCCGCGACGTGCAGGAAGTCGTTCCAGAAGTCGACCATCACCTCGAACAGCTGGCGGTCCGACCAGACCTGCCGGGCGATGGTGGCGTCCACCGTCTCCCGGGCCGGGGCGACGCCCTTCTCGTTGAGCTGCTCGCGCTGGTCGCGAAGCTGGGTCGGGCTGAGCTTGAGCGAGGTCAGCTCGGCCAGCTTCAGCTCCGCCTTCGTCGGGGCGATCTTCTCCGGTTCGAGCTGCAGGCGCAGCCAGTCGTCGATGCCGAGCCGCTTGATGTCGGCGAGCACCTTCGGGGTGGCGCCGAACGTGGTGCGGGTGGCGAGGTGCCGGATCGCGTCCTTGGCGAGCACCGTCTTCACAGTCACCTTGGTCGCCTCGGCGGCGGCGGCCGGGCTGCCGTAGAGCCGGCCGCCGGAGGGCGCGTTGCGCTTGAGCGCCTCGCCCGCCCGGGAGCCCATGTAGCTCTCGTTCTGCTCGGTGTAGGTGCGTACCGTGCTGGGCTGCTGGCCGCTGGGCCGCGCGGCGTTGCCGTCGGTGGTCACCGTGCCGGTGGCGTCACCGGCCGGGGCGTCACCGGTGAACAGTCCGCGTACCTGCGGGGACAGCGCGAAGGCCGCGCCACCGGCGACCACCGCGGCGCCGCCGAGGGTGGCCAGCGCCCGGCGGCGGCCCCGGTTCGGGGGCTCGTCGCGGTCGTCGTCCAGGGTGGGCAGTCCCGGGCCGGGCGGCGGGCCGTACCCGCCGGCGGGCTGGGCGTAGCCGCCCTGCTGGGGGAAGCCGCCCTGCGGAGGGTAGCCAGCGGCGGCGGGGGCGAAGCCGTCCGGCCC
This genomic window contains:
- a CDS encoding Nif3-like dinuclear metal center hexameric protein, which gives rise to MVAALDRRYPPAWAEEWDRVGLVVGEPDHPVRRIACVVDVVPETVDEALEAGADMIVAHHPLLLRGVSSVAATTYKGRIVHRLIKADVALYVAHTNADVADPGVSDALAARFGLTGLRPLHPPRPGSPADGPGRGIGRIGELPEPMTLAELTRLAAAVLPVTAWGVRAAGDPGRMVRTLAVSGGSGDGFLAEATAAGVDAFLTADLRHHPAGEHLAAGGPALLDAAHWATERPWLDDLAAHLAGELGVETVVSDLDTDPWTVHAAAPRPDDKEPRREG
- a CDS encoding flavoprotein, whose product is MSGPETASGHRRVLYVIACGSPLARHVGRLVDLAQQEEWTVCVVTTPDGAKFVDRAALARQTGHPVRTHYKNPGDLDVLPPADAMLVCPATVNTINKWAVGITDTLALGLLVEAQGMGVPIAAVPYTNEAMAGHPAFRASLDRLAGWGVRVVFGDHVVRLHPPGMGERRADAFPWDAGLAALRGADRPVAPVG
- a CDS encoding helix-turn-helix domain-containing protein; translated protein: MDELPIGRRVAYWRSRRKMSQQVFADRLGKSKSWVDKVERGVRRLDKFSVLYEIADILQIDVQLLHGKDPERRADALNCIDQVEVEEIRTALERYDSMSAYFDAAPCPPPLADMRKAVNHAWLTYQYGRYGMLTRALPKLLRDAQAADAGYATGDQVREAAHLLGQVYQIASSVLRKLGECDLAWLAADRSMAVAQRADDPLLAGIATTRVCNALVAMGRPRPALELNVRIAGRLAPGGDNDVRPERLSVYGMLLLQGAMAAARIGDSATVDDLLAGAAEAATMLGGDHNYYWTSFGPTNLELHRAAAAVELGDGGRAVETHLRLSEPAFNALLPERRAHHLLDLARGYSQIGDVANAGDMLLRGDRLAPSEIRCRPIAHELMSEILRRTRGAPPPPIAELAEHMGVGV
- a CDS encoding bifunctional DNA primase/polymerase, giving the protein MWRNVRPRVAHLSPLERVRLRRVAVRYALHGWPVTPGACLANSRFVCGRAGCPTVGCHPALEDWEHAASTDAARVATWWRSRPHGVLLPTGHAFDVLEVAAHLGRQVLDAVATHPAGFGVRGPALVTPTGRWMFLVRPGDPLRPELEHCFHVVRHGPGSWIPAPPTRLPEGTVRWAVAPEQARWQLPDSYLVQNALIAALRAAGVTLGADLFPGHLPLPRRGH
- a CDS encoding FAD:protein FMN transferase, encoding MGTAISLDLADDLPQGTLHELAEDTFGWLREVDARFSTYRDDSEVCRVDRGELRPADASADLRAVLAACADLWTATDGYFDVYATGRLDPSGYVKGWAAQVASDRLVAAGAPNHCVNAGGDVRVRGHDAAGERWRIGVRHPWDPAATCLVLTGTDLAVATSGVYERGHHVVDPRRGAPAKGLRSVTVVGPDLGVADAYATAAVAMGGPGLIWLDGLPSPWQHAVVTEDTHQHHSRTLPTLPAVPT
- a CDS encoding FMN-binding protein, whose protein sequence is MRRALLAITGLAAGTTALVVLKGAPGSGQTVPDVPVALAPVTPGGSAAPEPPSPTAAASGSATPSSRASAKPTPKPSADRSPASQGGTRTRTTPAAPRTTTSAPKVTTRTVTGPSVTYEYGSLRVRITLSGSRIVDATAIGLPLGGQSGQRSDDVQARYSGTSGEVVARQSASLSTVSGATYTSTAYKQSLQAALDKA
- a CDS encoding ferredoxin reductase family protein, translating into MTYQETRAAGRRTGHSAPYGGRPAAPVPPARPRRGPGGRRALAALFWLGLVAAVLPWWLDTPAGSLADTADLLTAGGRITGLIAGYLLLVQVLMMSRLGVLERALGGERISRLHRDLGATLLVTVLTHMSLLVVGYSRQEQNSVFGEVGVLLTDYEDMITAFAAAGVLVTVAVTAVRAVRRRLPYELWHVLHAAGYLTLLLGYAHQFSNGAQLHEPGLVRTGWIAGYVLVVAALVWGRVLAPLAFNLRHRLRVADVVAESPDTVSVYLTGQRLNQIDLLGGQFFRWRFLNPGCWWQSHPFSVSAAANDRWLRITVKVVGGYTAELRDLTPGTRVWAQGPSGTFTAAHRTRERALLIAGGSGIAPLRAMLEELPPGAALIYRARTPADVLLHQELDWLAQARQTSVWYVVGSRDDPGPRQVMNPEGLRRLVPDLTRRDVYLCGPGGLVDEAVAALRAAGVPRRQIHLTAFEL
- a CDS encoding DUF1501 domain-containing protein, which codes for MTVNPYPLHPECPDLRRLADNPAEALLRAEADIVAAENAAEADRYRRLEEIEEAQQDGRGVTRRTFVAGAAATATALATAQFVTTSASFAATKTGTLIHVFLYGGLDGLSLVAPASDPVLAKARPDLLLAEDSLALARGFKLTSAFAPLDKWLKAGQLGFVPAVSDPRLSRSHFQAADACNLGGLPGETGGRGWLDSLVDALGKGTAFRSVGIGSTLPRSLVGVNGAISLNSVGDLRLNGADKYRAATEKAIRGLFTGINHPVEEAVQEGMGALATAQKLAAKPYAAAEGVQYQGVGNAFKQLAQLIKGGANVRVATVGMGGYDTHENQGTREGGQLWRRLNELAKAMAAFFTDLGDQAADVTIMVSSEFGRRVASNSGGTDHGHGGVVTVLSGRKLTSSLLGTWNGLDKLDSGDVPEYNNMFNVYGSVAQGRFGLTNAEVDKVFPRQKFTPVKIYA
- a CDS encoding DUF1800 domain-containing protein, whose translation is MADLNVPPRRPRDDRGWDGYQHPHPDGYRDPHAAPYAGGHPAPASGPQWVGPDGFAPAAAGYPPQGGFPQQGGYAQPAGGYGPPPGPGLPTLDDDRDEPPNRGRRRALATLGGAAVVAGGAAFALSPQVRGLFTGDAPAGDATGTVTTDGNAARPSGQQPSTVRTYTEQNESYMGSRAGEALKRNAPSGGRLYGSPAAAAEATKVTVKTVLAKDAIRHLATRTTFGATPKVLADIKRLGIDDWLRLQLEPEKIAPTKAELKLAELTSLKLSPTQLRDQREQLNEKGVAPARETVDATIARQVWSDRQLFEVMVDFWNDFLHVAADFDGGENYRNAFDRDVIRKHALGSYPDMLVAANKHPALLLYLNQVDSRKDAVNENLARENLELYSVGVDGGYTEKDVRQAALLQTGRGVADGKYKFFAERHYLGKVKILGFSHANNSDDPVAADKVIDSYIRYIAMHPSTARYVAQNLATRFVSDTPPKSVVDRLAKAYTTNKGQIRPVLATLFSSSEFWAAVGQKVRRPMEYLVATYRALGVSPEAAPGYSGDQRRTPFAQGLRQIQDKMRELGQYPMGKPTPDGYADVYLAWTSAGTMIDGWNEAGDLIAGYRKQFTFVKPEKLVAKPPATAGAYVDALAQRLVHQKLSAKEKKLVLAVAGVAESAKVDATFNGAIAAVARTILASPQHHLR